The Streptosporangiales bacterium genome has a segment encoding these proteins:
- a CDS encoding IS256 family transposase: EQHDEWTEGRRYLGLDVLARAQAVGAAASKEVTQPALQALTA; encoded by the coding sequence GAGCAACACGACGAATGGACCGAAGGGCGCCGCTACCTCGGACTCGACGTCCTCGCACGAGCACAAGCCGTCGGAGCCGCCGCTAGCAAGGAGGTGACCCAGCCAGCCCTGCAGGCCCTCACAGCCTGA